CCCAGGTCTTCAGCGATGGCATCGAAGAGGTGCTTGTAGACAATCGGATACTGGTCCGGGACGATCCCCAACGACGTATGCTTGTTTGCGATACGGACCAGCACTGCTTCGGGATACGAGTCAGGGTTTTCTGCCAGCCAGGCTGCGAAGGCGACGATGCTTCCGGCAAGGGCTGATTGCTGCTTTCCGTTGCGCTGGTTGGAGCGGCTGAAGAGGCCGTTCATGAGTTCGGGATGGGCTTCAAAGAGGCGACGGTAGAAGTGCGGGGTGATGCCATCCATGCGTTCGGATATGACGGGAAGGGTTGCTTTGATGACCGGCAGAGACTGAGACGAGAGCATTGCGTGAGGCGCCTTTCGTTTTAGTTGCATTTAACGTGCAACATTTATAACTTAAGTTCTACACGACGTAGAAAACGGGTGCAACTCGGCTAAAGACCCGGTCGAAGGCCAATCGATTCAAAGACCGGCTTCATCTGCTCCTCATGGGGTAGGTCCGCTAGCACAATGCTGTCCAGGGAGGCATAGAAGGCTTCTCGGGCACTGTTGAGCGCGTGACGAAGTCGACAGTTATTGCTGAGCGGACACGCTACTTCTAGCGACTCACAATCCGCCATATCGATGCGTGTATCGAGCTCGCGAAGGAGCCACCCAACGCTGATATTCCTACCCACAGGGCTGAGCTGCACGCCCCCATTGCGACCGCGGTACACGTTGACCACGCCGAGGTCTCGAAGCCTCAGAACGGCCTTGCTGACGTGGTTATACGGGGTGTGCACGCCCGCGGAAATTTCCCGAGTGGTGAATTGCGCACCCGGGGGAGTGGAGGCAATCAACATCACCATTCGCAGACAAAGATCGGCGAATGAGTTGATGCGCATGCATCTAGCTTACGGCGTCGTCACTGCCCCCACACGGTAATGTCCGCAGACTCCCAGATCGGGTCCTTGTAGGACCACTGGCCACCTTCTTCGCCGTAGGGCTGGATCGCGGCGATGGCGACGGACGTGGAATGCTCGGCAACCACGTAAATGGCATCAGAGTTCTCGTCCGGCAGATGAATATCCGAGACAACCGCTGCGGCCCTGTTTTCATTGCGCTGCTGCTTGAGCGCCTCGTAAAGATCCTCGATCATAGAATCGGCGTCGAGATCTTTGCCGTCGTCCTCCGGCGAAACGGCAACCATGCGCACTTCACCGGTGTTATCGACAATCAGAGCCGTGGGCAGGAACGCACCGTGTGTCTCCAGCTGGTCCTGTGCCATGCCCAGCGCGGTCCCCAACAGCTTGTTGAGATCCTCCTGCACCATGGCATCCTGCGTTGCGTCTTCTTCAGTGCTCATGCGTTCTCCTTGGCGGTCTCGCGTACAAGTTCAAGGACGCGATCGCGAATTTTCTCCATGGTGGCCTCGGTCTCGGCTTCGGCGTTCAACCGCAGGAACGGCTCCGTGTTGGAAGCCCGCAGATTGAACCACCATGCTCCGCTGTCTGCGGTGAAGGTGACACCGTCCAGCTCGTCCACGCTCACGCCGTCGACCGTGAATTCAGTGCGGACGCGCTCGATAGCTGCGGGAACATCCTCCACCCGGGAATTGACCTCGCCTGAGGCAAAGTACGGCTCGTACTCGCGGGCCAGATCTGACAGCGGCAGATCCTGCTCAGCCAACGCGGCAAGGACGTGCATAGCGGCAAGCATGCCGGTGTCAGCGTTGTAGAAGTCACGGAAGTAGTAGTGCGCGGAGTGCTCCCCGCCAAACACTGCGCCTTCACTGGCCATCAAGTCCTTGATGAATGAATGGCCCACGCGGGTGCGCACCGGGCGGCCGCCGTCGTGCTTCACTAACTCAGGCACTGCGCGTGAGGTGATCAGGTTGTGGATGATCGCGGGCGTTTCTTCCGGGGCGTGGTTGGTCGAACCAGCCTGTGCACGCCGGATCTCCCGCCGAGCAACCATGGCCGTGATGGCGGACGGGCTGACGGGCTGGCCCTTTTCATCGATGACGAAGCAGCGGTCTGCATCGCCGTCGAACGCCACCCCGATGTCGGCGCCATGCTCGACGACGGCAGCCTGCAGGTCACGTAGATTCTCCGGCTCCAGCGGGTTCGCAGGATGATTTGGGAACGAGCCATCGAGTTCAAAGAACAGCGGCACGATCTCGAGCGGCAGTGCCGGGAGGATCTTGTCGCCCAGGACGGCCGGCGTTGTCATGCCCGCCATACCGTTACCGGCGTCGACCACAACCTTCAGTGGGCGGGATCCTGTGAGGTCAACAAGGGATCGCAGGTACTGCGCGTAGTCGCGCAGTACGTCGCGGACGCTGATCGAGCCGGTTTTGTCGACTGACGGGATGACGCCCTCGGCCAGATAGTGCTCTGCCCGCGCCTGGATTTCTTTGAGCCCAGTTTCTGAAGAAATGGGGATGGCGCCGGCCTTGGCCATTTTGATCCCGTTGTACTGCGCTGGATTGTGGCTGGCCGTGAAGGT
This region of Arthrobacter roseus genomic DNA includes:
- a CDS encoding RrF2 family transcriptional regulator, which encodes MRINSFADLCLRMVMLIASTPPGAQFTTREISAGVHTPYNHVSKAVLRLRDLGVVNVYRGRNGGVQLSPVGRNISVGWLLRELDTRIDMADCESLEVACPLSNNCRLRHALNSAREAFYASLDSIVLADLPHEEQMKPVFESIGLRPGL
- a CDS encoding phosphomannomutase/phosphoglucomutase, which gives rise to MNSTVDLSESFKAYDVRGVVGETITRETVEATGAAFVDVLDLSGQTVLVGGDMRPSSPEFSKAFAAGVTARGADVVLLDLISTDELYYACGSFNMAGVTFTASHNPAQYNGIKMAKAGAIPISSETGLKEIQARAEHYLAEGVIPSVDKTGSISVRDVLRDYAQYLRSLVDLTGSRPLKVVVDAGNGMAGMTTPAVLGDKILPALPLEIVPLFFELDGSFPNHPANPLEPENLRDLQAAVVEHGADIGVAFDGDADRCFVIDEKGQPVSPSAITAMVARREIRRAQAGSTNHAPEETPAIIHNLITSRAVPELVKHDGGRPVRTRVGHSFIKDLMASEGAVFGGEHSAHYYFRDFYNADTGMLAAMHVLAALAEQDLPLSDLAREYEPYFASGEVNSRVEDVPAAIERVRTEFTVDGVSVDELDGVTFTADSGAWWFNLRASNTEPFLRLNAEAETEATMEKIRDRVLELVRETAKENA